The following are encoded in a window of Pan troglodytes isolate AG18354 chromosome 4, NHGRI_mPanTro3-v2.0_pri, whole genome shotgun sequence genomic DNA:
- the SRFBP1 gene encoding serum response factor-binding protein 1 isoform X3 produces MKELKPDVVTKSALGDDINFEKICKKPDSTATERAIARLAVHPLLKKKIDVLKAAVQAFKEARQNVAEVESSKNASEDNHSENTLYSNDNGSNLQCEGTVISEQKVKETKILAKKPIHNSKEKIANMEHGPKAVTIANSPSKPSEKDSVVSLESQKTPADPKLKTLSQTKKNKGSDSSLSGNSDGGEELCEEEKEYFDDSTEERFYKQSSMSEDSDSGDDFFIGKVRRTRKKESSCHSSVKEQKPLEKVFLEDTGETHGDTRNDKTKPSAETRKLESVFFHSLSESKSSRRNFKEQAPKTRSLDFPQNEPQIKNQFNKKLSGRLENTKQQLQLPLHPSWEASRRRKEQQSNIAVFQGKKITFDD; encoded by the exons cCAGATTCTACTGCAACTGAAAGAGCAATTGCCAGACTAGCAGTACATCCTCTTCTGAAGAAAAAGATAGATGTGCTAAAAG CTGCTGTACAAGCCTTTAAAGAAGCAAGACAAAATGTTGCTGAAGTTGAGTCATCAAAGAATGCTTCAGAGGACAATCATTCTGAGAATACTTTGTATTCAAATGATAATGGAAGTAATTTACAGTGTGAAGGAACTGTCATCAGTGAGCAAAAAGtcaaagaaaccaaaatattGGCGAAGAAACCAATAcataattcaaaggaaaaaatagccAACATGGAACATGGACCTAAAGCAGTGACTATTGCAAATTCTCCATCAAAGCCTTCAGAAAAGGATTCTGTAGTTTCCCTTGAGTCCCAGAAGACACCTGCTGACCCAAAACTGAAAACTCTAagtcaaaccaaaaaaaacaaaggatCTGATAGCTCACTCTCTGGTAACAGTGATGGCGGAGAAGAATTATgtgaagaagagaaggaatatTTTGATGATAGCACAGAAGAAAGGTTTTACAAGCAGTCTTCCATGTCTGAAGATAGTGATAGCGGTGACGACTTCTTCATTGGGAAAGTCAGACGGACACGAAAGAAGGAAAGTAGTTGTCATTCTTCAGTTAAGGAACAAAAACCACTCGAAAAAGTGTTTCTTGAAGATACAGGTGAAACTCATGGGGATACAAGAAATGACAAAACCAAGCCAAGTGCAGAAACCAGAAAGTTAGAATCAGTGTTTTTCCACTCTTTATCTGAATCTAAAAGCTCTAGAAG aaatttCAAAGAACAGGCTCCAAAAACAAGATCCCTAG ATTTTCCACAGAATGAGCCTCAGATCAAGAATCAGTTTAATAAGAAGCTATCAGGAAGacttgaaaatacaaaacagcaaTTGCAGCTGCCTCTTCATCCTTCATGGGAAGCAAGCAGAAGGCGAAAAGAACAGCAATCTAATATTGCTgtgtttcaggggaaaaaaattacGTTTGATGATTGA